From the genome of Solidesulfovibrio carbinolicus, one region includes:
- a CDS encoding PilZ domain-containing protein, whose translation MPLVELKKCPQCGTTAWHELVDHGPPTPCYWRCRTCGERRAARRIQLSQEHALHRGSVQKPTCAAQVQILDLSVLGARLRLTGEEDFPVEQKERLLFNAKLQPVGPLGVFHRATVRWVKGDEFGIAFQKPLYAGAADLLCMIKGC comes from the coding sequence ATGCCCCTAGTTGAACTGAAGAAATGTCCACAATGCGGAACCACGGCCTGGCACGAACTCGTCGACCACGGTCCGCCGACGCCGTGCTATTGGCGTTGCCGGACCTGCGGCGAACGCCGGGCCGCCAGACGCATCCAACTCAGTCAGGAACATGCCCTGCACCGGGGTTCTGTGCAAAAGCCGACATGCGCCGCCCAAGTCCAGATTCTCGACCTGAGCGTCCTGGGAGCCCGGCTGCGCCTGACCGGCGAAGAGGACTTCCCGGTCGAGCAAAAGGAGCGGCTGCTGTTTAATGCCAAACTGCAGCCGGTGGGTCCGCTGGGCGTTTTTCACCGAGCCACCGTGCGCTGGGTGAAGGGAGACGAATTCGGCATAGCCTTCCAAAAGCCCTTGTACGCCGGTGCTGCTGATCTCTTGTGCATGATCAAAGGGTGTTGA
- a CDS encoding efflux RND transporter permease subunit — protein sequence MNPAAIFITRPVMTTLVMIAILIFGVMAYTRLPVSDLPNVDFPTIEVRVSLPGASPETMAAAVANPLEKQFSTIAGLDSMTSVNTVGSTRVTLQFALGRSIDAAALDVQSAMTTAGKDLPDDLPSPPSFRKVNPADMPVLYLAISSDVMRSSDVNEYAENMMAQRISMVPGVAQVSVYGSKKYAVRIQLDPEAMASKGIGVDEAAEAVKRGNVNLPVGTVSGPSREYTVRSSGKLMDAAAYRPLIVAWRNGSPVRLSEIATVSDSVEETRRLNWFSGTPGMVLAVQRQPGANSVEVVDAVKKLLPHFQSQLPASVGLKILYDRSVSIRESVADVKFTLVLTVALVIMVIFLFLRNIPATIIPSLALPMSVVGAFAVMYQLGFSLDNISLMALTLSVGFVVDDAIVMLENIVRHMEMGKSPFAAAMEGSKEISFTIVSMTISLAAVFLPVFFMGGVVGRLFHEFAVTIMTAILISGFVSISLTPMLCNLVLKPHAAQRHGRVYNAIERAFDSLRDGYDASLRFVLKHHAATMIFSLALLGVTVWLFGAIPKGFLPSEDTGQLSVTTEAEEGVSFAVMVERQKRLNDILKNDPDVENFMSVVGGGGPNNTSNNGRLMLSLKPLEERQHSADEVLQRLRAEFAKVPGLRSYLQNPPAIRIGGRASKGQYQFTLQATSTDELFAAATAFEDKLRHLSGIQDVTSDLQIKNPELRIDIDRDKASALGISAYQIETALATSYGNKQISTIYAPNDTYQVVMELAPNYQANPEALSMLYVRSSDGQLVPLDTLITRAVAVGPLSINHQGQSPAVTISFNLRPGTSLGSVVDAIEDLARRELPGSIFTSFQGEAQAFQSSLTGLSVLLAMAVLVIYIVLGILYESFIHPLTILSGLPSAGVGALATLMLFGLDLNIYGFVGIIMLIGIVKKNAIMMIDFALEAQRGQGMAAREAIYEGALVRFRPIMMTTMAALMGTLPIALGIGAGAEARRPLGLCVVGGLMVSQLLTLYFTPVYYIYLDAFQEWLKRRMGGRRPAKTAPATAS from the coding sequence GTGAATCCGGCCGCCATTTTCATCACCCGGCCGGTCATGACCACCCTGGTCATGATCGCCATCCTCATTTTCGGCGTCATGGCCTATACGCGCCTGCCCGTGTCCGACCTGCCAAACGTCGATTTCCCCACCATCGAGGTGCGGGTGTCGCTGCCTGGGGCCAGCCCCGAGACCATGGCCGCCGCCGTGGCCAACCCGCTGGAAAAGCAGTTCTCCACCATCGCGGGCCTGGATTCCATGACCTCGGTCAACACCGTGGGCTCCACCCGCGTCACCTTGCAGTTTGCCCTGGGCCGCAGCATCGACGCCGCCGCCCTGGACGTACAGTCGGCCATGACCACCGCCGGCAAGGACCTGCCCGACGACCTGCCCTCGCCGCCGTCGTTTCGCAAGGTCAACCCGGCCGACATGCCCGTCCTGTATCTGGCCATCTCCTCCGACGTCATGCGTTCCTCCGACGTCAACGAGTACGCCGAAAACATGATGGCCCAGCGCATCTCCATGGTGCCCGGCGTGGCCCAGGTGTCGGTGTACGGCTCAAAAAAATACGCCGTGCGCATCCAGCTCGATCCCGAGGCCATGGCCTCCAAGGGCATCGGCGTGGACGAGGCTGCGGAAGCGGTCAAGCGCGGCAACGTCAATCTGCCCGTGGGCACGGTTTCGGGGCCGTCCCGGGAATACACCGTGCGCTCCAGCGGCAAGCTCATGGACGCCGCCGCCTACCGGCCGCTGATCGTGGCCTGGAGAAACGGCTCGCCGGTGCGCCTGTCGGAAATCGCCACGGTCTCCGACTCCGTGGAAGAGACCCGGCGGCTCAACTGGTTTTCCGGCACGCCGGGCATGGTCCTGGCCGTGCAGCGCCAGCCCGGGGCCAACTCCGTGGAAGTGGTGGACGCCGTCAAAAAGCTTTTGCCCCACTTCCAGTCCCAACTGCCGGCTTCGGTGGGCCTCAAGATCCTCTACGACCGCTCCGTCTCCATCCGCGAATCCGTGGCCGACGTGAAGTTCACTCTGGTCCTCACCGTGGCCCTGGTCATCATGGTGATCTTTCTATTTTTGCGAAACATCCCGGCCACCATCATCCCGAGCCTGGCCCTGCCCATGTCCGTGGTCGGGGCCTTTGCCGTCATGTACCAGCTCGGGTTCAGCCTGGACAACATCTCGCTCATGGCGCTCACGCTTTCGGTGGGCTTTGTCGTCGACGACGCCATCGTCATGCTCGAAAACATCGTGCGCCACATGGAAATGGGCAAATCGCCCTTTGCCGCCGCCATGGAAGGGTCCAAGGAGATCAGCTTCACCATCGTCTCCATGACCATTTCCCTGGCCGCCGTGTTCTTGCCGGTCTTTTTCATGGGCGGCGTGGTCGGACGGCTGTTTCACGAATTCGCCGTCACCATCATGACCGCCATCCTCATCTCCGGCTTCGTGTCCATTTCGCTGACCCCCATGCTGTGCAACCTCGTGCTGAAGCCCCATGCGGCCCAGCGCCACGGCCGGGTCTACAACGCCATCGAGCGCGCCTTCGACAGCCTGCGCGACGGCTACGACGCCTCCCTGCGCTTCGTGCTCAAACACCACGCCGCCACCATGATCTTCTCCCTGGCGCTTTTGGGCGTCACGGTCTGGCTGTTCGGGGCCATCCCCAAGGGCTTTTTGCCCAGCGAGGACACCGGCCAGCTGTCGGTGACCACCGAGGCCGAGGAAGGCGTGTCCTTCGCCGTCATGGTGGAACGCCAAAAGCGCTTAAACGACATCCTCAAAAACGACCCGGACGTGGAAAATTTCATGTCCGTGGTGGGCGGCGGCGGCCCCAACAACACCTCCAACAACGGCCGACTCATGCTGTCGCTCAAACCCCTGGAGGAACGCCAGCATAGCGCCGACGAGGTGCTCCAGCGCCTGCGCGCCGAGTTCGCCAAGGTCCCGGGGCTGCGTTCCTACCTGCAAAATCCGCCGGCCATCCGCATCGGCGGCCGGGCTTCCAAGGGCCAGTACCAGTTCACTCTGCAAGCCACGAGCACGGATGAACTTTTTGCCGCGGCCACGGCTTTCGAGGACAAACTGCGCCACCTGTCCGGCATCCAGGACGTCACCAGCGACCTGCAGATCAAAAATCCCGAGCTGCGCATCGACATCGACCGCGACAAGGCTTCGGCCCTGGGCATCTCGGCCTACCAGATCGAAACCGCCCTGGCCACGTCCTACGGCAACAAGCAGATCTCGACCATCTACGCGCCAAACGACACCTATCAGGTCGTCATGGAACTGGCCCCGAACTATCAAGCCAACCCCGAAGCCCTGTCCATGCTCTACGTGCGCTCAAGCGACGGCCAGCTCGTGCCCCTGGACACGCTTATCACCCGGGCCGTGGCCGTTGGCCCCCTGTCCATCAACCACCAGGGCCAGTCCCCGGCCGTGACCATCTCGTTTAACCTGCGCCCGGGCACGTCCCTGGGCTCGGTGGTGGACGCCATCGAGGACCTGGCCCGGCGCGAGCTGCCGGGGTCGATCTTCACGAGCTTCCAGGGCGAGGCCCAGGCCTTCCAGAGTTCGCTGACCGGGCTGTCGGTGCTGCTGGCCATGGCCGTGCTGGTCATCTACATCGTGCTGGGCATCCTTTATGAAAGCTTCATCCATCCCCTGACCATCCTCTCGGGCCTGCCCTCGGCCGGCGTCGGGGCCCTGGCCACGCTCATGCTCTTTGGGCTGGATCTCAACATCTACGGCTTTGTCGGCATCATCATGCTCATCGGCATCGTCAAGAAAAACGCCATCATGATGATCGACTTCGCCCTGGAGGCCCAACGCGGCCAGGGCATGGCCGCCCGGGAGGCCATCTACGAAGGGGCGCTGGTGCGCTTTCGCCCCATCATGATGACCACCATGGCGGCGCTCATGGGCACCTTGCCCATTGCCCTGGGCATCGGAGCCGGGGCCGAGGCCCGCCGTCCCCTGGGCCTGTGCGTGGTCGGCGGGTTGATGGTGTCGCAGCTGCTCACGCTCTATTTCACGCCGGTCTATTACATCTATCTCGACGCCTTCCAGGAGTGGCTCAAACGGCGCATGGGCGGCCGCCGCCCGGCAAAGACAGCCCCGGCCACCGCTTCCTGA
- a CDS encoding efflux RND transporter periplasmic adaptor subunit yields the protein MNLPLFRCAAYAALLLCVWSCSGSEQKASREARPAPVEAVAAKAADVPVTVKAVGNVEPMATVAVKPQVAGAIVAQLVTDGARVRKGDVLFRIDPRPFELAIRESQAKLERDKALLFKAEEDLKRYTTLKTKDVVAQGQYDETFAQAKTLEGTIKLNQATLDRAKLDLEYAEVRAPIAGRVGSVLLTTGNVVKANEATACVINQISPIYIAFSVPERYLPAIMAKMKQGGLEIAAAPPGAPEAGAVTAPIVSVDNAVDVKTGTIRLKAEAPNADHSLWPGQFLRVGLTIETRQNAVVIPTRAVMDGVSGPYVYVVADGKAEARKVVPGPIVDDETVIDKGLAPGEMVVTDGQVRLAPGARAEIKTPGAPEGKGEAKPAEAKPANGQPAGPKPAGDGAKS from the coding sequence TTGAACCTCCCGCTTTTTCGCTGCGCCGCCTACGCGGCGCTTTTGCTTTGCGTCTGGTCGTGCAGCGGCTCGGAACAAAAAGCCAGCCGCGAAGCCCGGCCCGCCCCGGTCGAAGCCGTGGCGGCCAAGGCCGCCGACGTGCCGGTCACGGTCAAGGCCGTGGGCAACGTCGAACCCATGGCCACCGTGGCCGTCAAACCGCAGGTGGCCGGGGCCATCGTGGCCCAGCTCGTCACGGACGGAGCCAGGGTGCGCAAGGGCGACGTGCTCTTTCGCATCGATCCCCGCCCCTTCGAGCTGGCCATCCGGGAATCCCAGGCCAAGCTCGAACGCGACAAGGCGCTGCTTTTTAAGGCCGAGGAAGACCTCAAGCGCTACACCACGCTCAAGACCAAGGACGTGGTGGCCCAGGGCCAGTACGACGAGACCTTTGCCCAGGCCAAGACCCTGGAAGGCACGATAAAACTCAACCAGGCCACCCTGGACCGGGCCAAGCTCGATCTCGAATACGCCGAGGTGCGCGCCCCCATCGCCGGCCGGGTCGGCTCGGTGCTTTTGACCACCGGCAACGTGGTCAAGGCCAACGAGGCCACGGCCTGCGTCATCAATCAGATCAGCCCCATCTACATCGCCTTCTCCGTGCCTGAACGCTACCTGCCCGCCATTATGGCAAAAATGAAGCAGGGCGGTCTGGAAATCGCCGCCGCCCCGCCCGGCGCGCCTGAGGCCGGAGCCGTCACGGCCCCCATCGTGTCCGTGGACAACGCCGTGGACGTCAAAACCGGCACCATACGCCTCAAGGCCGAAGCGCCCAACGCCGACCACAGCCTGTGGCCCGGCCAGTTCCTGCGCGTGGGGCTGACCATCGAAACCCGCCAAAACGCCGTGGTCATCCCCACCCGGGCGGTCATGGACGGCGTGTCCGGGCCGTATGTCTACGTGGTGGCCGACGGCAAGGCCGAGGCCCGAAAGGTCGTGCCCGGCCCCATCGTGGACGACGAAACCGTCATCGACAAGGGGCTGGCCCCGGGCGAAATGGTGGTCACTGACGGCCAGGTGCGCCTGGCCCCCGGAGCCAGGGCGGAAATCAAGACGCCGGGCGCGCCCGAGGGCAAGGGCGAGGCCAAACCGGCCGAGGCCAAGCCGGCCAACGGCCAGCCCGCCGGCCCCAAACCGGCCGGCGACGGAGCCAAGTCGTGA
- a CDS encoding CerR family C-terminal domain-containing protein: MTSSGREDETRARLLDAAGEIFSCKGFHAATVREITKTARANVAAIHYHFGSKDRLYLAVLEHAHTEAMRLYPPELGLPPDASPETRLFAYVRALLMRLTEKNRHAWLSRLMAREMADPTPQLAGVVERCLAPANAVLRAIVADILGPGADALAVARCAQSVVGQCRHFVIDRPVIARLYPETETGLGGLDALAAHVARFSLAALRGYQTSDFAPPQLEPHSGDVL; this comes from the coding sequence ATGACCAGCAGCGGTCGTGAGGACGAAACCCGGGCGCGGCTTCTGGACGCGGCCGGAGAGATTTTTTCCTGCAAGGGATTTCACGCCGCCACCGTGCGCGAGATCACCAAAACGGCGCGCGCCAACGTCGCCGCCATCCACTACCATTTCGGCAGCAAGGACCGCCTGTATTTGGCCGTGCTGGAACATGCCCACACCGAGGCCATGCGGCTGTATCCGCCGGAACTGGGCCTGCCGCCCGACGCCTCGCCCGAGACGCGTCTTTTCGCCTATGTTCGCGCCCTGCTTATGCGGCTGACCGAAAAAAACCGCCACGCCTGGCTGTCTCGCCTCATGGCCCGGGAGATGGCCGACCCCACGCCCCAGCTCGCCGGAGTGGTGGAACGCTGCCTGGCCCCGGCCAACGCCGTGCTGCGCGCCATCGTGGCCGACATCCTCGGCCCCGGGGCCGACGCCCTGGCCGTGGCCCGCTGCGCCCAGAGCGTGGTCGGCCAATGCCGCCACTTCGTCATCGACCGGCCGGTGATCGCCCGGCTCTACCCCGAAACCGAAACCGGACTGGGGGGCCTCGACGCCCTGGCCGCCCATGTGGCCCGCTTTTCCCTGGCCGCCCTTCGCGGCTACCAAACCAGCGACTTTGCCCCGCCGCAACTGGAACCCCACTCAGGAGACGTGCTTTGA
- a CDS encoding putative quinol monooxygenase has translation MAEPVVHVVARFKAKPGKEAALKAGLTALVAPTQKDPGYIAYDLFESVESPGSFVLVEAWESRELLAAHLDTPHLNGFKAAAPELLAEPMSVKLYAEAPGL, from the coding sequence ATGGCCGAACCCGTCGTTCACGTCGTCGCCCGCTTCAAGGCCAAGCCCGGCAAGGAGGCCGCCCTCAAAGCCGGTCTGACCGCCCTGGTCGCGCCCACCCAGAAAGACCCCGGCTATATCGCCTACGATCTTTTCGAGTCCGTGGAAAGCCCCGGCAGCTTCGTGCTGGTCGAAGCCTGGGAAAGCCGGGAACTCCTGGCCGCCCACCTGGATACGCCGCACTTAAACGGCTTCAAGGCCGCCGCCCCGGAGCTGCTGGCCGAACCCATGTCCGTCAAGCTCTACGCCGAGGCCCCGGGGTTGTAG
- a CDS encoding esterase-like activity of phytase family protein — MTSRFLPAALAVLLGAGPALAAEAPTVQKYLVEAPASANVPAPAALAAAFPTGFPLGLGSGVAYAGRDADGSILLWAVGDRGPNADAPNYRAAPDAKPVPAKFFPAPDYAPSIAKLRLKGDAVEVLEVKPLRTAEGKLLSGRPIPAGTTGSTGETGLGPDLGVLPMDADGVDPEGIAVDPTDGNLWLCDEYGPFLIKVEAATGKILNKFAPGQGLPEILAKRQPNRGFEGLAVMPDGKVIAAVQSILDVDGKVKASKAPFIRLVELDPATGAVRMFAYPHDVAIYKKNADAKLGDLTAAGPGRLVTVEQAKGADKVMRNTVYVVDLAKATDLAGKTAPDGSALETVADLAALEGLGVVPAAKKRLFDLRELG; from the coding sequence ATGACAAGCCGTTTCCTGCCGGCCGCCCTGGCCGTGCTGCTCGGGGCCGGGCCGGCCCTGGCCGCCGAGGCCCCCACCGTCCAAAAATACCTGGTCGAAGCGCCCGCTTCCGCCAACGTGCCTGCCCCGGCCGCCCTGGCCGCCGCCTTTCCGACTGGTTTCCCCCTGGGCCTGGGCTCGGGCGTGGCCTATGCCGGCCGCGACGCCGACGGCTCCATACTGCTGTGGGCCGTGGGCGACCGAGGCCCCAACGCCGACGCCCCGAACTACCGCGCCGCCCCGGACGCCAAGCCCGTGCCGGCCAAGTTCTTCCCAGCCCCGGACTACGCCCCGTCCATCGCCAAGCTGCGCCTGAAAGGCGACGCCGTGGAAGTGCTTGAGGTCAAGCCCTTGCGCACGGCCGAGGGTAAGCTCTTGTCCGGCCGGCCCATTCCGGCCGGAACCACCGGCTCCACCGGCGAGACCGGCCTTGGCCCGGATCTGGGCGTCCTGCCCATGGACGCCGACGGCGTCGATCCCGAGGGCATCGCCGTGGACCCCACCGACGGCAACCTGTGGCTGTGCGACGAGTACGGCCCGTTTCTCATCAAGGTGGAAGCGGCCACGGGCAAGATCCTCAATAAGTTCGCCCCGGGCCAGGGGCTGCCCGAAATTCTGGCCAAGCGCCAGCCCAACCGAGGCTTCGAGGGTCTGGCCGTTATGCCCGACGGCAAGGTCATCGCCGCCGTGCAGTCGATCCTCGACGTCGACGGCAAGGTCAAGGCTTCCAAGGCCCCGTTCATCCGGCTGGTGGAGCTTGATCCGGCAACCGGCGCCGTCCGCATGTTCGCCTATCCCCACGATGTGGCCATCTACAAGAAAAACGCCGACGCCAAGCTCGGCGACCTGACCGCCGCCGGCCCCGGTCGCCTCGTCACCGTGGAGCAGGCCAAGGGCGCGGACAAGGTCATGCGCAACACCGTGTATGTCGTGGACCTTGCCAAGGCCACGGACTTGGCCGGCAAGACCGCGCCGGACGGCTCGGCCCTGGAAACCGTGGCCGATCTTGCCGCCCTGGAGGGGCTTGGCGTCGTACCGGCGGCCAAGAAGCGGCTTTTTGATCTGCGCGAACTGGGCTGA
- the ybgF gene encoding tol-pal system protein YbgF: MKRRSLSLAASAMMLAGGLLAGCGPGNTLAVGKGSDDFRLRAVESSLQKAQDELKAIAGRQQQNDGRLAEIQKQIAALRASLEGQGLKIPAGASRGSALGQGFAHPEAALGGPGQERPAEGTASGAPERGAETAAPPQAAASSLPAFPAVGPGPESAGPPAGLPPSAVRPSAPPQTASTAASAEAYGKRGLGRVGPAAAPATPEAAIAADRLEAGPTSKAAATPPTSPSPAAAPEPQPAKAEAPAKAEAAAKAEKPAKAEPPAPAPADPTAPPASVAPPPSGPREPAPKGSGPAPSYAETASPAQKAEYNRALQLAINGRTAEAKAAFDQFLANHPSSPLTPNALYWVGEGAFAQGDYMTAIADFDKVAKGWPGHHKAADSLYKMAMAQEKAGNMAAARASLERYLKDYPNAELAAVARQKLQALPK, from the coding sequence ATGAAACGACGCTCCCTGTCCCTGGCGGCGTCGGCCATGATGCTGGCCGGCGGCCTGCTTGCCGGCTGCGGCCCGGGCAATACCCTGGCCGTGGGCAAGGGCAGCGACGACTTTCGCCTGCGCGCCGTGGAATCCTCCTTGCAAAAAGCCCAGGACGAACTGAAGGCCATCGCCGGCCGCCAGCAGCAAAACGACGGCCGTTTGGCCGAAATCCAAAAACAGATCGCCGCCCTGCGGGCCAGCCTCGAAGGCCAGGGCCTCAAAATACCGGCCGGGGCCTCGCGCGGCAGCGCGCTCGGCCAGGGCTTTGCCCATCCCGAAGCGGCCCTGGGCGGCCCCGGCCAGGAACGCCCGGCCGAGGGCACGGCTTCCGGCGCGCCCGAGCGGGGAGCCGAGACGGCGGCCCCGCCCCAGGCCGCCGCCTCCTCCCTGCCCGCGTTCCCGGCCGTCGGCCCTGGCCCGGAATCGGCCGGACCGCCGGCCGGTCTGCCGCCAAGCGCCGTCCGTCCGTCCGCGCCGCCCCAGACCGCTTCCACCGCCGCTTCCGCCGAGGCCTACGGCAAGCGCGGCCTGGGCCGGGTCGGGCCGGCCGCCGCGCCGGCCACCCCGGAGGCGGCCATCGCCGCCGACCGCCTGGAAGCCGGGCCGACATCCAAAGCCGCAGCAACGCCCCCGACGTCGCCGTCCCCGGCCGCTGCCCCGGAACCCCAGCCGGCCAAGGCCGAAGCTCCCGCCAAAGCCGAGGCCGCCGCCAAGGCCGAAAAACCGGCCAAGGCCGAGCCGCCGGCTCCTGCCCCGGCCGATCCCACCGCGCCGCCGGCCTCGGTCGCGCCGCCGCCGTCCGGCCCCCGGGAGCCCGCGCCCAAGGGCAGCGGCCCGGCCCCGAGTTATGCCGAAACAGCCAGTCCGGCCCAAAAAGCCGAATACAACCGGGCCTTGCAACTGGCGATAAACGGCCGCACCGCCGAGGCCAAGGCCGCCTTTGACCAATTTTTGGCCAACCACCCCAGCAGTCCGCTGACGCCAAACGCCCTGTACTGGGTGGGCGAGGGGGCCTTTGCCCAGGGCGACTACATGACCGCCATCGCTGATTTCGACAAAGTGGCCAAGGGCTGGCCCGGACACCACAAGGCGGCGGATTCGCTCTATAAAATGGCCATGGCCCAGGAAAAGGCCGGCAACATGGCCGCCGCCCGGGCCTCCCTGGAGCGCTATCTCAAGGACTACCCCAACGCGGAACTGGCCGCCGTGGCCCGCCAGAAGCTCCAGGCCCTGCCCAAATGA
- the dprA gene encoding DNA-processing protein DprA: MTDSAAAPPQAATWADDDAFVAECLACLRLRLQPGIGPRTVRRIFDRYDAAVAALADARSFGPQGLCPDDAAAALARGLTSRAAEAELAAAAAKGLTPLPYFHPAYPARLRELPDPPAMLYVVGDATLLSGPCVAMVGARQCSRYGFGAAFDIAAGLAGAGVTVVSGLAYGIDRQAHLGGLSGPGRSVAILGTGLDLVYPDANLDVWRELAAGGAVVSEFAPGTPPRAANFPVRNRIIAGMSLGVMVVEAAERSGSLITARLALEQGREVFALPGPVNLPTFAGCHALLSQGARLVQTADDIVSALARELAPFVGAPRPVPPARAPRRVTPPVAASQAAPPDRPGLPGPPGRPVRPVRAGRPAKVAKPSAPLLAAAQPKRAAATSSPEPSSAASPRPAAAALALAPLEAAALAALADGHKRHIDALAAELAVAAKDLSSTLVLLEIKGLVRKWPGMYYSGEAQG; encoded by the coding sequence ATGACCGACTCCGCCGCTGCGCCGCCCCAGGCCGCGACCTGGGCCGACGACGACGCCTTTGTGGCCGAGTGCCTGGCCTGCCTGCGTCTGCGCCTGCAGCCCGGCATCGGGCCGCGCACCGTGCGCCGCATTTTCGACCGCTACGACGCGGCCGTGGCCGCCCTGGCCGACGCCCGGTCCTTCGGCCCCCAGGGCCTTTGCCCCGACGACGCGGCCGCCGCCCTGGCCCGGGGGCTGACCAGCCGGGCGGCCGAGGCCGAACTGGCCGCCGCCGCCGCCAAGGGCCTGACCCCGCTGCCGTACTTCCATCCCGCCTATCCCGCCAGGCTGCGCGAGCTGCCCGATCCGCCGGCCATGCTCTACGTCGTGGGCGACGCCACCTTGCTCTCCGGCCCGTGCGTGGCCATGGTCGGGGCCAGGCAGTGCTCGCGCTACGGCTTTGGCGCGGCCTTCGACATCGCCGCCGGCCTGGCCGGGGCCGGGGTCACGGTGGTTTCCGGGCTGGCCTACGGCATCGACCGGCAAGCGCATCTGGGCGGGCTTTCCGGTCCGGGCCGGTCCGTGGCTATCCTGGGCACCGGGCTTGATCTGGTCTATCCCGACGCCAACCTCGACGTGTGGCGGGAGCTGGCCGCCGGCGGGGCCGTGGTCAGCGAATTCGCTCCGGGCACGCCGCCCCGGGCAGCCAATTTTCCGGTGCGAAACCGCATCATCGCCGGCATGTCCCTGGGCGTCATGGTGGTGGAGGCGGCCGAGCGCTCGGGCAGCCTCATCACCGCCCGGCTGGCCCTGGAGCAGGGGCGCGAGGTGTTCGCCCTGCCCGGGCCGGTCAATCTGCCGACTTTTGCCGGCTGCCATGCGCTGCTCTCCCAGGGGGCCAGGCTGGTGCAGACGGCCGACGACATCGTTTCTGCCCTGGCCCGGGAGCTGGCCCCCTTTGTCGGCGCGCCGCGCCCCGTGCCGCCGGCCCGCGCGCCCCGTCGGGTTACGCCGCCGGTGGCGGCGTCCCAGGCGGCCCCGCCAGATCGGCCGGGCCTGCCGGGCCCGCCGGGTCGGCCGGTTCGGCCGGTTCGGGCCGGCCGGCCGGCCAAGGTCGCCAAGCCGTCCGCGCCGCTGCTGGCTGCCGCCCAGCCCAAGCGCGCCGCCGCCACGTCGTCGCCCGAGCCGTCCTCCGCCGCGTCGCCCAGGCCGGCCGCCGCGGCCCTGGCTCTCGCTCCCCTGGAGGCCGCCGCCCTGGCCGCCCTGGCCGATGGCCACAAGCGCCACATCGACGCCCTGGCCGCCGAACTGGCCGTGGCGGCCAAGGATCTCAGCAGCACGCTGGTGCTTCTGGAGATCAAGGGCCTTGTGCGGAAATGGCCTGGCATGTACTACAGCGGGGAAGCGCAAGGATAG
- a CDS encoding HDOD domain-containing protein, translating to MAEDLRTERKGRILAVRDLPTLPKVLEEVSKLVERPDSTTEQVAKLISMDQVLSAKVLKMVNSPVYGFPGRISSIGHALVLLGFNVLRSIIVSTSVFEVMTENMVGLWEHSLGAAMASGAVARMLKLKDAEEYAVAGLLHDLGKVVATVQLPDLKPEIERVVAERDCFYLEAEREVLGFGHDRINAWLADHWKLPANIKEGLSYHHKPHLAQLYPEMACVVHLGDFLVRSFEYGFSGDVGVTYLQPEALKILKIRPADFENLLDELSGQLVELADLRFT from the coding sequence ATGGCTGAGGATCTGCGTACCGAACGCAAGGGCCGCATCCTGGCCGTGCGCGACCTGCCCACCTTGCCCAAGGTCCTCGAAGAGGTCTCCAAGCTCGTCGAGCGGCCGGACTCCACCACCGAACAGGTGGCCAAGCTCATCAGCATGGACCAAGTGCTTTCGGCCAAGGTCCTCAAGATGGTCAACTCGCCGGTCTACGGCTTTCCCGGCCGCATCAGCTCCATCGGCCACGCCCTGGTGCTGCTGGGCTTCAACGTCCTGCGCTCGATCATCGTCTCCACCTCGGTCTTCGAGGTCATGACCGAAAACATGGTCGGCCTGTGGGAGCACAGCCTGGGCGCGGCCATGGCCAGCGGCGCCGTGGCCCGGATGCTCAAGCTCAAGGACGCCGAGGAATACGCCGTGGCCGGGCTGCTCCACGATCTGGGCAAGGTGGTGGCCACGGTGCAGTTGCCCGACCTCAAGCCCGAGATCGAACGGGTGGTGGCCGAGCGCGACTGTTTCTACCTCGAAGCCGAACGCGAGGTGCTGGGTTTTGGCCACGACCGCATCAACGCCTGGCTGGCCGACCACTGGAAGCTGCCGGCCAACATCAAGGAAGGCCTGTCCTACCATCACAAGCCGCACCTGGCCCAGCTCTACCCGGAGATGGCCTGCGTGGTGCACCTGGGCGACTTTCTGGTGCGCTCCTTCGAATACGGCTTTTCCGGCGACGTGGGCGTCACCTATCTCCAGCCCGAGGCGCTCAAAATCCTCAAAATCCGGCCGGCCGATTTTGAAAACCTTCTCGATGAACTCAGCGGTCAGCTCGTGGAACTGGCCGATCTGCGCTTCACCTGA